The Glycine soja cultivar W05 chromosome 4, ASM419377v2, whole genome shotgun sequence genomic sequence actctaattaaataagtaaaataatatatttttcattaaattaaaaaaacatataatttaggGAGTAAACATCAGTCATTGTACCGGTCTCAATATGCATGTAATTACCTTTTCGGCTTGCAGATATTTTTGCAAGTACCAATAAAAGGTCCAGTTCTGTTTTGACTCcaacaaaatttattacataCCCAAAGACTAgctaaaaaacttatataatgatctctttattattattattaattcgttcatgattaaattattaaaccTTAAATAAATGTATTGACCGGTCCAATTTTAGATCAAGGATATTAGAaatcttataataaataatgattacatgaattatttgattttttatcttattttctggttcagtttaatcttttattttttttaaatttcaatttagttctttatctttttttttttccagttaagtcctttattttttttaaaaaaagtttatttgattttttatcttattttgttgattcaatttaattctttatcttttttttttaatttgattctttagtctatttaaaattattgtggttaatcatttaaaaataaaattttttgggTTCAATTTTCTTCCCTTCTTCTCTACTTCacttttaacaaaaaaactcattcttaatgatgttaattttaaatgaattgaaggattaaactgaacaaaaaataagataaatgatcaaaatatttttttaaaaagataaagaattaaattgaataaaaaagaaaaataagataaagaacaaaattaaaaattttaaaagataaaataccaaattaaacaaaaaaaaataaaagatcaaataattcatttgaccataaataatatctttaagacttaattatactaattatttctttttgatgtatatattaattatttatgagaTTTTATGACCAACCAACAACGGTTGATATAAATACTAGcgacttgttttcttttatcaagTGATATGGAGTTTGAATCCTGATCGACCTTTGGATACGAAGTAAATTATATTGAGAGAAGAACATCCACCTTTTGTGCGCTCAGAATCCCTAATAAAGATTAGTCACTCTTTCTTTAAGGATTACTTTCGTACCATTAATAtggtcataaaaaaaaactttatatttttatccacTCTTACACTAACTCccttcattattttaaaaatatacacaaACACCCCCTCATTTATTATGTTAACTCCTgttaattgttttagaaaaatgtaTAATTGTTTCATTCACATCTATTggatgtattatttttaatttaattgattatgtttaaaGGAATGTATCCAGACCGTATTGCtagttatgttatatatatagttaatcaAGAAATGTACTTTCCATCTGTTGAGATGGCTGAGTTGGTCTaacttgcttttattttttgattccaAATGCATTTTTGTGGGATTTACCACGATGTCCGGATGTTTAGTTGTTTACGACTCAATCTCTTCCTCAGTTTATTGCCCATCATCTCTAGGGTGGCTTTATGCCAAAATTATTATGTGTCGAGAATCACCTCATGTTGATAATTTGGGTCAATTTTTACGTGATATGTAACTGAGTTTTTCAATTTAGGGGGAAGTTAATAAATTtcgactatatatatataatttgtacgGGAATAATATCAGTATCCATGTGGCAGTTATTCTTTAAACCAATTTGATGCTGTGCAGTCGCTAATGCAGAATTAACAGCATTTAAACTACAGTTGTACAATGATATATACTAGTTTGTGTGAAAATTACTACTTTACTAACCATAATGATGTTGCTCTATATAGTAATAGTGTAATACTATCTATACAGGACTTCAGGTAGTGCAGAACGTTGTTGAATTGGAGTGACCACTGATCCTGAAGTGCCACAATTTCCCTTTAGAACTCAATAAATTCTCATGGCAGAGAAACTCCCAGGAGAACCATTTCTCTATCATACGATCTATATCATGCACAACTACGTCAGAAACATTCCCAGCTCTAGCTAGAACACTAGCAGTGTATATAGAATCCATCCTACCCGGCGACTCTGGAGAATCCCCTTTGGGTCCATCTACCACAATGATATCCCACTTCTTTTCATACACTTCAGAAGGTAAATTTCTCAATGCAAACTTGCATTTCGATTTCTGAAGCAGCTGTGTTGGGTAACTTGGTGCACAAGCTTGGTTCTGCCTTGCATGTTTGAGAAGATTAAAAGCCTTTTTAGATGGCACATTATACCCAAGCTGGTATGTTTGAGTGTTGTTGGAGTTTGTTGCTACCTTGGCTATCATGTCATCATGATCATAAAGAAAGATGGTGCTTCCAGGTGCATTCATTGAGGAGAGGGTAAGGTACTGTGGTTGGAAGCCAAATATGAGGAGGTTGCATGGGGATTTAAGAGCAACAAGGTTTGAGAGAACTTTGAACTCTTTTTCAGTTAGGGTGGAATTGGGGTGCTTTGAGGACTCAGGTGCATGTGATGCAGCTTTTGTTGTGAGTAGAAAAAAGTGGAGAACTAGGTGGAGACATAGCAGATGATGAAGAGCGGAGAATGAGGCTGAGAAGCATAAGTATTGATATGATTGAAAGGATCAAAAGAAGGATGGGGACgagtttctttttgtttgtgaGGTTCATTCCTTGGTGATCTCTTTGGCTAGAACGTTGTTTTAGTGTAAGTAGGGGAGAAAATTGAAGAGGTGCTAAGGTAGGATGAAATTGAATTACATCAGGAGCCATCTttgctcttttctttttcccccaactctttttgattattataagtTTCAATGTTACATTATATGCTTTTAATAGTTGCTGTGGGTGCACCTTGTTAAGTAGGAAGGAAGGGATGCTTTAACTTTTTTGTTTCAGGTGttacctttcttttctttcagcTGTTGCTTGTTACCTAACTGTTGAGCTGCAGAAGAAATAATATTGCATGTGTTCGTCTgagttcttccttttttttaaaaaaaattcttttctgGAGTGCTGACATGGATCTTGAAGATTGGTTCTTTGTCAAAATTTCTCTTTGGTGCTTGTTTGGTGTTTGAGTAAGCTTGAAGAAGGTTTGTGGGAGGTTATTATGTCTTTTTCAAACTTCAATCCACGTAAGTATCATTTCATATATTATTGGTGTGCCTTTTTTTGGTTGATGATGAGCAATGAGAGCAATAATTGATGATTGGTTTTACTTTTCTGTTTTCTGATATCAGATTTTTCATTGAataatgttttgtgtacaaTAGTCACCCAGAGAGAATAAACTAgattagagaaaaatataaatatataacaagTGATatgttgttataaaaaaatatatagaaaaataaaaagagtaatGATATTTAACATCGATTCCAAATTTTTAAACTTCTAATtaatattctgttttttttatctcttttaattgtacatatatttttattcgtttttttatttctcGCTTACTATATATCAAATAACATATTGGGTGTAAAAAAACATTGAGGATAACATACTCAatgtaaaattaatgttttacaCAAAATCTCAgtaatttactttaaataatctaaaatttgaaattaattcacttaaaaaattaaaaaaaaataattagcaaGTCACAAGatatgattttgttatttttaattaaaataattgatcaaaatcattaatgatgacactgaataatatttttttatgatattgttAATGTTATCTAGATCAAAACTTAATAATGTCgttgaattttcattttattatgataATGCCCTTGTTCTCAACAGCTCAAGCTTAAAGACTTTGGAGGCGTCATGTAAAATATACTTTGCAATATTCCTCTTTCTCGTATAGTCTTTGTGtaattcttatatttattttcgctcattttgtgaaataaaaaagagaaactaGATTACACTTGAtgtaaaacattaattttaaactttgatgtaaatgaattttatcttttatatatatatatatatatatatatatatatatatataaacctacACTATATTactgattaaaattaattaaaaactataaaataaaagaaacacttGTTAAATATAAGACTAGATACAcacaaatttatgatttttaataatttcaatcaataataaaatgtaataaaatatacattGTACATGTTTGACTTGTATATGACATGACATGCTAGTCTAATCTAAGCTTATTTATCAAATTAGTTAAGCTAaggttttttcttctctttggtAGGGTATTTTCCTAGACATGATTGTAAGATTAACTCTCAAACGAATTGAAGGTAGTGGTTAAgtaaagtttttttataatggTATCAAGGGTTTTATTTAATTGATGGAACAAAGTGAgtgattgtaaatttttttataaatgtttttttattaacataggtgattttttttttttttacctataacGATGACTATGAATTCCTAAAATTGTAGGAAAATTTGTTTACCGTTTCGGTCCACTATTATTGTGACCAATTACTAGTATTATAAATGATCAATTAATTTAGTTCTTGAAATTACAATGAAAAACTGAGTTATAACttaaaaatgaaagattaaATAAAAGCATCATCATATTTAGAAAGTTctacaacataattaaaattattattattactgtaatatttttgaaattatatacttattgatttatttaatattcacTCATTGCcttatgaaaaaattcattaacatatttaaaatgttttttaaataaaaaaatctttagatAAACTTTGACATCTGATTAGACTTTAAAAAAACATCATGTCAACACGTATGGCAacatatgataaataaatatacaaaactGAAtcttatatatacaaaatagattttaattattcaaagtTAACCCTGCCAATTCCAAACTTATTGGGTAATTACCTACTGAAGCATTCAAGTCATATCCGTCTGGAAATTCAACAATTCCCACTAGCCACGCCATTCCATTACTTAATACTCATCCTCGTAAGTTTTAGGTTAATGTTTTAGTTATATTATACTAGTATTAAACGCTTTAAATTGTGACCCCCTTGTCCTTGTCCATATCTAATATTCTTTTGAAGGCATCTCTAAACGGTATAATGCCCTCTTCTTCTCTATAAATAAAGATTGATTTATATTGTATTGGTTGATGTCTTTGTTTAATGAGTTTTGAAAGACTCATTGGTGCTTTCTACAGTAGGGAACCAAATAAAGGTCAAATCCCTCATAAGATCCTAACATTAACTTAATATTTTCGTCCTTATCAATTGTATGCGCAACATGTAGCGTGACAGATGGGAAATACAATTAAGAAATTTCCcttccattttcaataaaatctttCCCCATTTATTAAATAGTTGGTTACATGCATGTACGAAATCATGGTGCTTATTATTGCCCAAATTTGGTTTTATTTGCATCTAACGATTCTAGAATACCACCTACCAGTGACAccaagaattttattttctaatgtaAAGTTTTCCTATTTCATACGAGTAAAAGATTGTGAACCTCAAGTGGTTGAGtataatattttagttattgtaaatattttaatattatttttttattttttcagataaaaaaatagaataaaagatTTTGTTATCATTAGAGTATCTCCAATGTCATTTTAATGTTAAGTAACTCAATTAATTTTCTCTCTAATAATTGTTTCTATTAACAAGTtgctaaactaaaaaaaaaattatctttttctctttctcccttcTATATTTATTACAAAGTTAAACAACTCTCATATGACACatcaaaataatacttttttgttAAGCAATCCACTGAATTACTCCCAACGATCTGTATGCTATTAGCTAGCATATATGCAACGAGTGTCACAATTTCTCGAGTATTAATTCCTGCTAACAAGGGTGCACATGATGATTGTATTGCTAAATTTCATCTCTTAAATTTGAATCAGTTCTCTGTTGAAGTTGATTTCATAATGAATCTAGGTTTCACCTAACTAAATTTCAATTACAGTAAATTTTCTTCAGGTTTTGAGTTGGGGGATCTCATCTAGTAATACCTCTAAATGCAGCggttaaaactataaaaaaaagccTTTTCAAGTAACTAATATAACTAAAAGGAGTTTAACGTGTATGTATTGTCGCatgcatttttatattttcatttgattataaattatagtttgaattattttagctaacgataaaaattaataaatttataaattt encodes the following:
- the LOC114410885 gene encoding glucuronoxylan 4-O-methyltransferase 2-like, whose translation is MAWLVGIVEFPDGYDLNASVASFSALHHLLCLHLVLHFFLLTTKAASHAPESSKHPNSTLTEKEFKVLSNLVALKSPCNLLIFGFQPQYLTLSSMNAPGSTIFLYDHDDMIAKVATNSNNTQTYQLGYNVPSKKAFNLLKHARQNQACAPSYPTQLLQKSKCKFALRNLPSEVYEKKWDIIVVDGPKGDSPESPGRMDSIYTASVLARAGNVSDVVVHDIDRMIEKWFSWEFLCHENLLSSKGKLWHFRISGHSNSTTFCTT